AGCACACGATAAGGATTTGTTACTGTTAATAATAGGAAATATTTCCAGTCTTGTCAATGAGCAGATTTTATGTTGTCCTAACAACCCAAAAAGGCTGGGGTCGCATTGTCAGCGACATTAGAACCATTATCCAGCAACAAAGGGGTTTCGTTTATGTTCCTGATTTGAGGTCGTTTGCTTAATTCACCCCACACCTATTTTCACTATTGTTTTGGGAACAAAAAACAACCTCGTTAAAAGGTTGTTACTTGTCTTAAATAAACCAAGATTTTGATTTACTTGAGTCAAAAGAGGTAAGCGATTGGAAAAAGACCTACTTACCTCTTTGGAAGACTTGGAGAGCAATGCCAACCAATTCAAGGTCGATAACCACGGATTCTCTGAAATCCACGAATTTCAGCATAGAACTGCTGACAAATCTCTCTATCCCTTACCACGAATCTGACTTCGCTTACCATACTCGACACAGGACCAAGTTCTCCGAGGTATCCTCCTTCTGCACTTACGGTAAACTCGGCGTGTTGGGGGGCGCTTTTGTTTTCTTCTTCCCATTTGCGATTTTTGTCGTGGTGGTCGGCAAGGGTAGCCAAGAGGTCACCACTTACTATACCTATGTTGGTAACGAAAGCGAAGTCCCAAACCACCAAGAACCAGAGAACCACGAAACTGCCCCTTGCAGTCAACACACTTTGCAATTACGACTCCTAAATCAATGGGCATTTTTCCCTCCGTAGGTTTACTGAAATGAATGGGTTTTGTCAACCGCAATGGTTTCGTTATATCACAATCCTATAGCAATGTCAAGCTTTGGGATAGCGTCCACCCCACCCCGCTACTCACTATAATTTGCAAAGGTGCGTAAAGGTAGGATTTTAGGGGGTAGCTTGTATTACCTATAAATAACCAAATCCTCTATTTTGCCTTTGTATTCGTCCAGTACCCCAATGATTATGTCCACAACTTCGTGGGGATGGAGAGTTTTCTCCTCCTTCTTTTCCAATCCAAAAATAACCATAATTCTATTGATAAAGTCTCGTTTCCTATACCCAACAAATAGAGGTACTGTGGCTAGTGTTTTTAGATTGTATAAAGAAGCGAGATTAAAAGCGCTTCGGAAGGCTTTATGTAAGAGGATAAAATCAATTATATTGTCGGGGTTTTCTTTGTCTTTATAAGGCAGAAAGATGATGTTTTTGACCTTTAAACCATATCCTTTTGTTATGACCGCACTCCCAAAATCACAAAATCCAATGGACGACAATTCCTTCTCCAAATCTTTTCCAGCAAGCTCTATTATACTGCTTACTAGCTTGCTCTCTTTACAGTAGGTCAAATCAGTAAAGCAGGGGCAAATAAGGGCATCTCCATCAAATTCAAGGATGTCCCCTTTTCCAAAATACATCTTTGGTGTTATTTTAGCTTTGTATTTACGGCACATAAAATTTTGGTTAATCTAACTAATTATACCTTACGAATGGTTTCAAACAGTTCTTGCTGACAATTTTGAAACGATGCGTCAAAGATGATGCGGTACTCAAAGTTTTTGTTTGTTTGCTGAAACTCCATAAAGCCTATTTCTTTTGCAAACACTTCGCTAAAAAGGTTTTCTATTTTGCCTTTGTATTCTTGCTTATTCTTCTCATACCCCTCTTTTTCTCGGTTGGATTTAACCTCAACCACCAAAAACCTCGTTAAATGATCTGCTTTGTTTAGATTTTATCCTTGCAAAGCTAGTCCAAAAGATCGGGAATAGAAATGACCTAAAAGGTTGTATAGGGATTGCTGTTGATGATCTCACCAGACCAACCCCAGCAAGTATAATTTGTGATTTTTTAGTGAGATACCTTTATGACAAAGGTGTAGCAATGTCGTCTATTCACTTTTTTATAGCTACTGGCGCCCATCGTCAGCTTACAAAGGACGATATTATTAAAAAGAT
This Patescibacteria group bacterium DNA region includes the following protein-coding sequences:
- a CDS encoding macro domain-containing protein; its protein translation is MCRKYKAKITPKMYFGKGDILEFDGDALICPCFTDLTYCKESKLVSSIIELAGKDLEKELSSIGFCDFGSAVITKGYGLKVKNIIFLPYKDKENPDNIIDFILLHKAFRSAFNLASLYNLKTLATVPLFVGYRKRDFINRIMVIFGLEKKEEKTLHPHEVVDIIIGVLDEYKGKIEDLVIYR